Proteins encoded together in one Chelonoidis abingdonii isolate Lonesome George chromosome 1, CheloAbing_2.0, whole genome shotgun sequence window:
- the LOC116832120 gene encoding LOW QUALITY PROTEIN: folate receptor alpha-like (The sequence of the model RefSeq protein was modified relative to this genomic sequence to represent the inferred CDS: inserted 2 bases in 1 codon; substituted 1 base at 1 genomic stop codon), whose protein sequence is MFFCCDMGWXWCPGVNVIREMAAWWAVLGLLAACVASAAKESVLNVCMDAKHHKTKPGPEGALHGQCALWKDNACCTAETSMGAHQDQSYLYNFNWDHCGVMPEMCKRHFIQDTCLXECSPNLGPWIDQVDNSWRRERILNVPLCKEDCGLWWEACKDAVTCKENWHKGWNWTSGTNQCPHSSTCQLFKYVFPRPADLCEKIWSNSYKYTTEHWGSGRCIQMWFDPANGNPNVAVAKYYAQNGGDTSPAPWAGLLLLPAALLFLL, encoded by the exons ATGTTTTTCTGTTGTGATATGGGCTG CTGGTGTCCAGGTGTCAATGTGATTAG GGAGATGGCAGCATGGTGGGCTGTGCTGGGGCTGTTGGCTGCCTGCGTGGCCAGTGCTGCGAAGGAATCTGTGCTGAATGTGTGCATGGACGCCAAGCACCACAAAACCAAGCCAGGCCCGGAGGGGGCGCTGCATGGCCAG TGTGCCCTGTGGAAAGACAACGCCTGCTGCACGGCTGAGACCAGCATGGGGGCTCACCAGGACCAGTCCTACCTGTACAACTTCAACTGGGACCACTGTGGGGTGATGCCAGAGATGTGCAAGCGGCACTTCATCCAGGACACGTGTCTGTAAGAGTGCTCGCCCAACCTGGGGCCCTGGATCGACCAG GTGGATAACAGCTGGCGCCGGGAGAGGATCCTCAATGTGCCGCTGTGCAAGGAGGACTGTGGGCTGTGGTGGGAGGCCTGCAAGGATGCCGTTACCTGCAAGGAGAACTGGCATAAGGGCTGGAACTGGACCTCAG GGACCAATCAGTGCCCCCATAGCTCCACGTGCCAGTTGTTCAAATATGTCTTCCCCCGGCCGGCAGACCTGTGTGAGAAGATCTGGTCCAACTCGTACAAATACACCACGGAGCACTGGGGCAGTGGGCGCTGCATCCAGATGTGGTTCGACCCTGCCAATGGGAACCCCAACGTGGCTGTGGCCAAATACTATGCCCAGAACGGAGGAGACACCTCTCCTGCGCCGTGGgctggcctgctgctgctgccggctgCTCTcctgttcctgctttga
- the LOC116832115 gene encoding folate receptor beta-like, which yields MAARWAVLALLAACVASAAKESVLNMCMDAKHHKTEPGPEEALHGQCVLWKDNACCTANTSMEAHQDQSYLYNFNWDHCGVMPEKCKQHFIQDTCLYECSPNLGPWIDQADTSWRQERILNVPLCKEDCELWWEDCQDAITCKENWHKGWNWTSGTNRCPRGFICQPFKYVFPRPADLCEKIWSNSYKYTTEHRGSGRCIQMWFDSANGNPNVAVAKYYAQNGRDASPTPRAVLLLPPAALLSLL from the exons ATGGCAGCACGGTGGGCTGTGCTGGCGCTCTTGGCTGCCTGCGTGGCCAGTGCTGCGAAGGAATCTGTGCTCAACATGTGCATGGATGCCAAGCACCACAAAACTGAGCCAGGCCCAGAGGAGGCACTGCATGGCCAG TGTGTCCTGTGGAAAGACAACGCCTGCTGCACGGCCAACACCAGCATGGAGGCTCACCAGGACCAGTCCTACCTGTACAACTTCAACTGGGACCACTGTGGGGTGATGCCAGAGAAGTGCAAGCAGCACTTTATCCAGGACACGTGTCTGTACGAGTGCTCGCCCAACCTGGGGCCCTGGATCGACCAG GCAGATACCAGCTGGCGCCAGGAGAGGATCCTTAATGTGCCGCTGTGCAAGGAGGACTGTGAGCTGTGGTGGGAGGACTGCCAGGACGCCATCACTTGCAAAGAGAACTGGCACAAGGGCTGGAACTGGACTTCAG ggACCAACCGGTGCCCCCGTGGCTTCATATGCCAACCATTCAAATACGTCTTCCCCCGGCCAGCGGACCTGTGTGAGAAGATCTGGTCCAACTCATACAAATACACCACGGAGCACCGGGGCAGTGGGCGCTGCATCCAGATGTGGTTCGACTCTGCCAACGGGAACCCCAACGTGGCCGTGGCCAAGTACTATGCCCAGAACGGGAGAGACGCCTCTCCTACACCGCGGGctgtcctgctgctgccgccagctgctctcctgtccctgctctga